The Oscillatoria salina IIICB1 DNA segment ACCCCAGAAACTCAAGCGGCTTTCCAACGAAGGCTATCTCGCTGGCGTAGTGAGTTACTAACGGTAAATGGTTACAAATACCAGCGCGATATCAAGCCTTGGTTGGGTTCAGAAATTACGATCGCCTTTTTGGGTTCGACGACTAGCAAAACCGATCCTCGTCTGAATTTGTCAGAACTTTCTCGCGAGGATACTTTTACTAAACAACCTTTAGTGGCAATTTTGCCAGTGAAAAATCCAATTCAAGTACAAAGGTTGTGGGATAACGCTAACTTACCAGTAACCGCAAAAGTCCTGGAGAGAACTTATAAACGAATTCAAATCAAAGAAATTAAATCTCCTGACTCGCTGAATTATTCCCTGACAATTTTAGGAGATTTCGCGATCGTCGCTACTCATCCCAAAGCGATCGAGCAAGTAATCGATACTTATTTTGGGGCTGCTTCTTTGGCGACTACTCCCGGTTACGCTGAGTCATTAACTCAACTAACGACAGAAAAACCTTTTGCTGAATTTTATCTCAATATACCCACAGCACTGCAAGAAGCCGCCGCCAGTTCAATTAAATCCGTATCCACCGAAGAGATCGAACAGCAACAAAAACAAGGGGTCGCTGGTACAGTCTCGATTGAAGGTGAAGAACTCTCAATTGATGGTATTCTCTGGCTGAAACCAGATAGTCAGCAAACTTATTTGCTAGACAATAGTGCCGAAAGGATGCCGAAATTACTGCCAATTGAAACTCGTTTGATGTTAGCGGGAAGCGATTTGCAGCAGTTTTGGCAAGGATTAGTAGCAGATAGTCAACTTCTCCCCTTGATTCCCTTCGATCCCTATGCGATTAGCGATTTTATCAAAGCAACTACCGATTTAGATTGGGAAGAAGATTTTTTACCTTGGATGGGAGAAGAATTTTCCCTCGCA contains these protein-coding regions:
- a CDS encoding DUF3352 domain-containing protein → MFKKKRKKHLWFVSTLVLLCLGGGAAAYWWQNQEESIAIEVSAADELIPQEAVFVASISTNSRQWQQIRELGTPETQAAFQRRLSRWRSELLTVNGYKYQRDIKPWLGSEITIAFLGSTTSKTDPRLNLSELSREDTFTKQPLVAILPVKNPIQVQRLWDNANLPVTAKVLERTYKRIQIKEIKSPDSLNYSLTILGDFAIVATHPKAIEQVIDTYFGAASLATTPGYAESLTQLTTEKPFAEFYLNIPTALQEAAASSIKSVSTEEIEQQQKQGVAGTVSIEGEELSIDGILWLKPDSQQTYLLDNSAERMPKLLPIETRLMLAGSDLQQFWQGLVADSQLLPLIPFDPYAISDFIKATTDLDWEEDFLPWMGEEFSLAVIPVSANQPSQQHSGYDLGGAIAFLVEVSDRSTAEKTLAELDRIVASKYKFGVKSTKIGGKPVVNWTSPLEGINATRGWLESDVVFLTIGAPVAEEFLPQPKANLRSNELFKKVVLTGNNNSENQFFLDVERTINGGNLGILQLPAHQQMLLDAIRTIGFTTATNDETSTRFEIVLQLKNLAIAPQSDLEIQQPLPKGD